A section of the Nitrospira sp. genome encodes:
- a CDS encoding FKBP-type peptidyl-prolyl cis-trans isomerase translates to MNTFHDLMMSTISAAMLGLIWLSQAAAGESIPIREGSTVTLLYQITVPGNEQFEIRDLSQFVQGRHQMLPALEQVMAGMKRGDKAQIELTPDQGFGPYDPRKKTIVSAGELPEGTKPGDILEDQSGRQATVTQLSETTAVVDFNHPLAGKPLIVTLTILEVDNPT, encoded by the coding sequence ATGAACACATTCCACGATCTGATGATGTCAACCATCTCGGCGGCCATGCTCGGTCTGATCTGGTTGTCCCAGGCCGCGGCCGGCGAGTCCATTCCCATTAGAGAGGGATCGACCGTCACACTGCTGTATCAAATCACCGTACCGGGCAACGAGCAGTTTGAAATCCGAGACCTGAGTCAATTTGTCCAGGGGCGACATCAAATGTTGCCGGCGCTGGAACAGGTCATGGCAGGCATGAAGCGGGGTGACAAAGCGCAGATCGAACTGACTCCCGATCAGGGGTTTGGACCGTACGATCCCAGGAAGAAAACCATCGTTTCAGCCGGCGAACTGCCGGAAGGAACAAAACCCGGCGACATCCTGGAGGATCAGTCGGGGCGCCAGGCCACCGTGACTCAGCTGTCGGAGACGACGGCTGTCGTGGATTTCAATCACCCGCTGGCAGGCAAGCCGCTCATCGTCACATTGACAATCTTGGAGGTCGATAATCCGACATGA
- a CDS encoding NADH-cytochrome b5 reductase, which produces MNPNQIARIKTTAPSPYELTAIHQDTHDAKTFCFALPDEATLDLLPGDHLYVHATINGKAVKRPYTPSSTPGTTGYFDLTVKRYETGTVSKYLHDRKVGDRVLMSGPYSGGHWVDGMAAQVGFVAGGTGITPMISIIRWILAKSLKVELSLVYANKTEADIIFRDEWDENAREHASFRCYHVLEQPPSGWSQGVGRITEEVLRRQLPAPGPGTVVFLCGPPMMVDALEVVLKAIGHAEQAIILP; this is translated from the coding sequence ATGAATCCGAACCAGATCGCGCGCATCAAAACCACCGCGCCTTCTCCTTACGAATTGACGGCCATCCATCAGGATACGCACGACGCGAAGACGTTCTGCTTCGCTCTGCCGGACGAGGCCACGCTGGATCTCCTCCCGGGTGACCATCTCTACGTGCATGCGACGATCAACGGCAAGGCCGTGAAGCGCCCCTATACGCCGTCGTCCACGCCCGGCACCACCGGATATTTCGATTTGACGGTGAAGCGATACGAGACCGGCACGGTCTCAAAGTACCTCCATGACCGGAAGGTCGGGGACAGGGTGCTCATGAGCGGGCCCTATTCCGGAGGTCACTGGGTGGACGGGATGGCCGCCCAGGTCGGATTCGTGGCCGGTGGCACCGGCATCACGCCGATGATTTCGATCATTCGTTGGATTCTTGCGAAGAGCCTGAAGGTGGAATTGTCGCTGGTCTACGCCAACAAAACCGAAGCCGACATCATCTTTCGGGACGAGTGGGACGAGAACGCGCGTGAACACGCAAGCTTTCGCTGCTATCACGTGCTGGAGCAGCCGCCTTCGGGGTGGTCGCAGGGGGTCGGCCGCATCACCGAGGAGGTACTTCGACGGCAACTGCCGGCGCCGGGGCCCGGCACGGTCGTGTTTCTCTGCGGTCCTCCCATGATGGTCGACGCCCTGGAAGTCGTGCTAAAAGCGATCGGTCACGCCGAACAAGCCATCATTCTTCCCTGA
- a CDS encoding PilZ domain-containing protein — MRQEPRFPVTFTGTVSYQNYPHLITKSLDLSRAGCRLESPLQLSAGMKVNLLLCFSEGSTLILIEQAVVRWCHARQIGVEFQAVSATYQTRLNRTLQVLTTRFS; from the coding sequence TTGAGACAAGAACCTCGGTTTCCCGTCACATTTACAGGAACGGTTTCCTATCAGAACTATCCCCATCTCATCACCAAGTCGCTGGACCTTTCCCGAGCAGGCTGCCGTCTCGAAAGCCCTTTGCAACTCTCGGCGGGTATGAAGGTGAACTTGCTCCTGTGCTTCTCAGAGGGCAGCACGCTCATCCTGATCGAACAGGCCGTCGTCCGGTGGTGTCATGCGCGTCAAATCGGCGTTGAATTCCAGGCGGTCTCCGCAACCTATCAAACGCGGTTGAACCGGACGCTGCAGGTGCTTACGACGAGATTCAGCTAG
- a CDS encoding YqgE/AlgH family protein, with translation MVLAVSRVRLSAPPGVAYGGYGLIAAGMVVWALLVVAPVGAEGNFVPSSVKKGVLLVASPTLGDPNFRETVVLIIEHGEEGTLGVIVNRPTGVLLTEVLPDIAALKGTTYRLFAGGPVQPTQLLVLFRLKEPSAEARSVFDGVYVGGTPTMLERVIKQPKPTETFRAFAGSAGWAPGQLAYEMNQGAWATLPPDSAGLFDRDPSTFWQDCIDRLQAPRGIAY, from the coding sequence ATGGTCCTCGCCGTTTCGAGAGTTCGGTTGTCCGCTCCGCCCGGCGTCGCGTATGGGGGGTATGGGTTGATCGCCGCGGGGATGGTGGTCTGGGCGCTGCTGGTCGTTGCGCCGGTCGGGGCGGAGGGGAACTTTGTCCCTTCGTCCGTCAAGAAGGGCGTCCTCCTGGTGGCCAGTCCGACCCTGGGCGATCCGAACTTTCGTGAGACGGTCGTGCTCATCATCGAGCATGGCGAAGAGGGAACGCTCGGGGTCATTGTGAATCGTCCGACCGGCGTCCTGCTCACTGAGGTCCTTCCGGACATCGCGGCGCTCAAGGGAACGACCTATCGGCTGTTCGCCGGAGGACCGGTGCAGCCGACTCAGCTGCTCGTGCTCTTTCGTCTGAAGGAGCCTTCGGCCGAGGCACGATCGGTGTTCGACGGGGTGTATGTGGGGGGTACGCCGACGATGTTGGAACGGGTCATCAAGCAGCCCAAACCGACCGAGACATTCAGGGCCTTTGCCGGGTCCGCCGGGTGGGCCCCGGGGCAATTGGCTTACGAGATGAATCAAGGGGCCTGGGCGACACTACCCCCTGATTCGGCCGGTCTCTTCGACCGGGATCCCTCCACCTTTTGGCAAGACTGTATCGATCGGCTTCAGGCGCCCAGGGGGATCGCCTACTGA
- a CDS encoding PH domain-containing protein → MGYIDNNLLPGERVHYRAHLHWKLFVGPALLTILSFAFVGFAISQGFDPYWSLIILVIPAGAVLSAYLTWRCSEFAVSDKRVLIKTGIVGRRTLETLLTKVEHIGVDQTLWGRLFNFGTIYVTGTGSTRETFAGIHAPLEFRKAIEAAAVAFEERRPSGRASTGLT, encoded by the coding sequence GTGGGGTACATTGACAATAATCTCCTGCCAGGCGAGCGCGTTCACTACCGCGCGCACTTGCACTGGAAACTGTTCGTTGGTCCTGCCCTGCTGACCATCCTCAGCTTCGCGTTCGTTGGATTCGCCATCAGCCAAGGATTCGACCCCTACTGGTCGCTGATCATCCTCGTCATCCCTGCCGGCGCCGTGCTGTCTGCCTACCTGACGTGGCGTTGCTCAGAATTTGCGGTCAGCGACAAACGCGTCTTGATCAAGACCGGCATTGTCGGACGCCGCACTCTGGAAACGCTCCTGACCAAAGTCGAACACATCGGGGTCGACCAAACCCTCTGGGGCCGCCTCTTCAATTTCGGCACGATCTACGTCACCGGCACCGGATCCACGAGAGAAACCTTCGCGGGCATTCATGCACCGCTGGAGTTCCGCAAAGCCATCGAAGCGGCAGCCGTCGCCTTCGAAGAACGGCGGCCCAGCGGACGAGCATCAACCGGCCTGACATAA
- a CDS encoding M48 family metallopeptidase, giving the protein MPQAVTTMTITEQRHRFEDSIRQAERLMETNPRLYRVKLAALAVLGYAVLFGMLLLLLGIVAVAVWAAIAGHVWWVLVKTKLVFVLLVIVYVITRALWVQMSDPIGYELTSHQYPRLFVEADVLRQQVKAPRIHRIVLTNDFNAGIAQVPRLGVFGWPRNTLIVGLQLLLGLPPEEARAVLAHEMGHLSGRHGRFSGWIYRVRLSWYRIMSAFSQTQHWAARILARFFEWYAPYFNAYSFALARTNEYQADMIAAELTTRHTIATALVNTGVRPIVNDRYYWKPLLARMDREPIAPTDPMSGLEQFETSDRSNSSAWAEAFGQVMAQETGYADTHPSLRDRLRALAENPLPMSRSSSKTAAHEWLGANLQKVLRDFDQMWLKENSAGWKQRYEQVAEMRKQLEGLRAKPEDLLTKEESWNLAAWTEAFDPTADPLPLYRKFNEVYPQERATDLAIGRLLLQRDDPGGLTYLDKIASDAGLGVLASQVAYTYALRIGDTLLAKKWRLRGEQQVDLQVAIQRECQSLPTRQDLIPTALGEEPMARLCSRLANVKGAMGVWICERRLRSAPTQRAFLLAAEPTSRLMNEKELLTSLCRAAELPGQTFAVSNRGNTKPLAQLIIDVGTKVF; this is encoded by the coding sequence TGCTTCTACTGTTGGGAATCGTTGCAGTTGCCGTTTGGGCAGCTATTGCTGGGCATGTGTGGTGGGTCCTGGTGAAGACCAAACTTGTCTTTGTCCTGTTGGTGATCGTCTATGTCATTACGCGGGCACTATGGGTACAAATGAGTGATCCCATAGGCTATGAACTGACGTCACACCAGTACCCTCGGCTGTTTGTGGAAGCGGATGTACTTCGACAACAGGTGAAAGCACCCAGGATTCATCGCATCGTCCTCACGAATGATTTTAACGCTGGAATCGCTCAGGTCCCTCGCTTAGGAGTATTCGGCTGGCCACGAAACACGCTGATTGTCGGGCTTCAGCTGTTGCTCGGTCTCCCGCCTGAAGAAGCGCGGGCCGTCCTTGCCCACGAGATGGGACACCTGTCAGGACGACACGGTCGGTTTAGCGGATGGATATATCGGGTGAGGCTCTCATGGTACCGAATCATGAGCGCTTTTAGTCAAACACAGCATTGGGCAGCTCGAATCCTAGCTCGGTTCTTTGAATGGTATGCGCCGTACTTCAATGCGTACAGCTTCGCCTTGGCACGTACGAATGAGTATCAAGCGGACATGATTGCCGCTGAGCTGACGACACGGCACACGATAGCTACAGCGTTGGTGAATACAGGTGTCCGACCAATAGTGAACGATCGATATTATTGGAAACCCTTGTTAGCCCGTATGGATCGTGAACCAATCGCCCCAACAGATCCGATGAGCGGCTTGGAACAATTTGAGACGAGTGATCGATCAAACTCTTCCGCGTGGGCTGAAGCGTTTGGTCAAGTGATGGCACAGGAGACTGGTTACGCTGATACTCATCCATCTCTACGTGATCGTTTGAGAGCCCTTGCGGAAAATCCTCTGCCGATGAGTCGATCATCCAGCAAGACGGCGGCTCATGAATGGCTGGGTGCCAATCTTCAGAAGGTGCTTAGAGATTTTGACCAGATGTGGCTCAAGGAGAACTCAGCTGGGTGGAAACAGCGCTACGAGCAAGTTGCTGAAATGCGGAAGCAGCTGGAAGGACTACGAGCAAAACCAGAAGACCTCCTGACGAAGGAGGAAAGTTGGAACCTTGCGGCATGGACGGAAGCATTCGATCCTACGGCTGATCCCTTGCCGCTGTATCGCAAGTTTAATGAAGTCTACCCACAAGAGCGTGCGACCGATCTGGCCATCGGACGTCTCTTGCTTCAGCGTGACGATCCCGGCGGACTCACGTATCTCGATAAGATTGCCTCTGACGCCGGCCTTGGCGTTCTGGCCAGTCAGGTCGCCTATACGTACGCCTTGCGCATCGGAGACACGCTACTGGCGAAAAAATGGCGTCTTCGCGGCGAACAGCAGGTGGATCTGCAGGTAGCGATTCAGCGGGAATGCCAATCTCTGCCCACCCGACAAGATCTGATTCCTACGGCACTAGGGGAAGAACCCATGGCTCGACTGTGCAGCCGGCTCGCAAATGTCAAGGGAGCAATGGGCGTGTGGATCTGCGAGAGGAGATTGCGGAGCGCCCCAACTCAGCGGGCATTCCTCTTGGCTGCTGAGCCTACTAGTCGCTTGATGAACGAGAAGGAGCTACTAACCAGTCTATGCCGAGCTGCGGAATTGCCTGGTCAGACGTTTGCGGTATCGAATAGAGGGAACACCAAGCCTCTTGCCCAACTCATTATCGATGTTGGTACCAAGGTATTCTGA